In Amycolatopsis methanolica 239, a single genomic region encodes these proteins:
- a CDS encoding RNA polymerase sigma factor — translation MAAAKTATRSGTKTTSAADVSAEPNAGRENVTEAEAQGSGATKKATTRKPAAAKGPKKAPAKGRTTRKAGKTDDGEPDGPGGEDIEDVDLEADLADLEGEVEVDVVDATVTDEAEDLDEDEPDEKTPAAKSGAKSTDRDFVWDEEESEALRQARKDAELTASADSVRAYLKQIGKVALLNAEEEVELAKRIEAGLYAAERLRIAEEEGEKLATQMRRDLRWIIRDGERAKNHLLEANLRLVVSLAKRYTGRGMAFLDLIQEGNLGLIRAVEKFDYTKGYKFSTYATWWIRQAITRAMADQARTIRIPVHMVEVINKLGRIQRELLQDLGREPTPEELAKEMDISPEKVLEIQQYAREPISLDQTIGDEGDSQLGDFIEDSEAVVAVDAVSFTLLQDQLQSVLQTLSEREAGVVRLRFGLTDGQPRTLDEIGQVYGVTRERIRQIESKTMSKLRHPSRSQVLRDYLD, via the coding sequence GTGGCAGCCGCAAAAACCGCTACCCGAAGCGGCACGAAGACAACGAGCGCCGCCGACGTGAGCGCGGAACCCAACGCGGGCCGTGAGAACGTGACCGAGGCCGAGGCTCAGGGCTCCGGCGCCACGAAGAAGGCGACCACCCGTAAGCCGGCCGCGGCCAAGGGCCCGAAGAAGGCTCCGGCCAAGGGCCGCACCACCCGCAAGGCCGGCAAGACCGACGACGGGGAGCCGGACGGCCCCGGCGGCGAGGACATCGAGGACGTCGACCTCGAAGCCGATCTCGCCGACCTCGAAGGCGAGGTGGAGGTCGACGTCGTCGACGCGACCGTCACCGACGAAGCCGAAGACCTCGACGAGGACGAGCCGGACGAGAAGACGCCGGCCGCGAAGTCGGGCGCCAAGTCGACCGATCGTGATTTCGTCTGGGACGAGGAGGAGTCGGAGGCCCTGCGGCAGGCCCGCAAGGACGCCGAGCTCACCGCGTCCGCGGACTCGGTGCGCGCGTACCTGAAGCAGATCGGCAAGGTCGCGCTGCTCAACGCCGAGGAGGAGGTCGAGCTCGCCAAGCGGATCGAGGCCGGCCTGTACGCGGCGGAGCGGCTGCGCATCGCGGAGGAGGAGGGCGAGAAGCTCGCCACCCAGATGCGCCGCGACCTGCGCTGGATCATCCGGGACGGGGAGCGCGCCAAGAACCACCTGCTGGAGGCGAACCTCCGTCTGGTCGTGTCGCTGGCCAAGCGCTACACCGGCCGCGGCATGGCGTTCCTGGACCTGATCCAGGAGGGCAACCTGGGCCTCATCCGTGCGGTCGAGAAGTTCGACTACACGAAGGGCTACAAGTTCTCCACGTACGCGACGTGGTGGATCCGGCAGGCGATCACCCGCGCGATGGCGGACCAGGCCCGGACCATCCGTATTCCGGTCCACATGGTCGAGGTGATCAACAAGCTCGGCCGCATCCAGCGTGAGCTGCTGCAGGACCTCGGCCGCGAGCCCACCCCCGAGGAGCTCGCGAAGGAGATGGACATCTCCCCGGAGAAGGTCCTGGAGATCCAGCAGTACGCCCGCGAGCCGATCTCGCTGGACCAGACGATCGGCGACGAGGGCGACTCGCAGCTGGGCGACTTCATCGAGGACTCGGAAGCGGTCGTCGCGGTCGACGCCGTGTCGTTCACGTTGCTGCAGGATCAGCTCCAGTCGGTGCTGCAGACGCTGTCCGAGCGCGAGGCCGGCGTGGTCCGGCTGCGCTTCGGCCTGACCGACGGCCAGCCGAGGACTTTAGACGAAATCGGCCAGGTCTACGGGGTCACGCGCGAGCGCATCCGGCAGATCGAATCGAAGACGATGTCCAAGCTGCGGCACCCCAGCCGCTCGCAGGTCCTGCGGGACTACCTGGACTGA
- a CDS encoding amino acid permease: MGITRTLDVNEVLARQESGELKRRLRARDLVGFGVGIIIGTGIFTLAGVEAKTHAGPAVTLSFVIGAVVAGLAALCYAELASSVPTAGSAYTYAFATLGEVFAWIIGWDLLLEFALGAAVVSRGWSGYLANLLGLPQEWFGEEATVNVGAVAIIAVLTVVAVLGIRESARVTNVLVLVKVAVCVLIIAVGVFFIKGANLTPFIPPAQPDESGASVLHQPVVQAGLGLEQSVYGIGGVLSAAAIVFFAYTGFEALANLGEETRNPRKDLRIGILGALGVCALLYLAVSLVLTGMVPFTDIDTSAPLAAAFDAVGQHWVSALISLGAVTGLTSVMMVELVTIGRIGFAMGRDGLLPKPIGTTHPRWGTPHRMTIGGAVLIALLAAFVPITELSDMVSIGALSAMVIVAIAVPVLRHKRPDLKRPFMVPLSPALPVIAALACLYLMLNLDVLTWIRFAVWLAIGLVIYFAYGRRHSRLAVKE; the protein is encoded by the coding sequence ATGGGCATCACCCGAACGCTTGACGTCAACGAAGTCCTCGCCCGGCAGGAGTCCGGCGAGTTGAAGCGCCGCCTGCGGGCCAGGGATCTGGTGGGCTTCGGGGTCGGCATCATCATCGGCACCGGCATCTTCACGCTCGCGGGCGTGGAGGCCAAGACGCACGCCGGGCCGGCCGTGACGTTGTCGTTCGTGATCGGGGCTGTCGTGGCCGGCCTGGCGGCGCTCTGCTACGCCGAACTGGCCTCCAGCGTGCCGACAGCCGGCAGCGCCTACACCTACGCGTTCGCCACGCTCGGGGAGGTGTTCGCCTGGATCATCGGCTGGGACCTGCTCCTCGAGTTCGCGCTCGGCGCGGCCGTGGTGTCGCGCGGGTGGTCCGGGTACCTCGCGAACCTGCTCGGGCTGCCGCAGGAGTGGTTCGGCGAGGAGGCGACCGTCAACGTGGGCGCCGTCGCCATCATCGCGGTCCTCACCGTCGTCGCCGTGCTCGGGATCCGCGAGTCGGCCCGGGTGACGAACGTGCTGGTGCTCGTCAAGGTCGCGGTGTGCGTCCTGATCATCGCCGTGGGCGTGTTCTTCATCAAGGGCGCCAACCTGACCCCGTTCATCCCGCCCGCCCAGCCCGACGAGAGCGGGGCGAGCGTGCTGCACCAGCCGGTCGTGCAGGCCGGGCTGGGGCTCGAACAGTCCGTGTACGGCATCGGCGGTGTGCTGTCCGCGGCGGCGATCGTGTTCTTCGCCTACACCGGGTTCGAGGCGCTGGCCAACCTCGGCGAGGAGACCCGCAACCCGCGCAAGGACCTGCGCATCGGCATCCTCGGCGCCCTCGGCGTGTGCGCCCTGCTCTACCTCGCCGTGTCGCTGGTGCTGACCGGCATGGTGCCGTTCACCGACATCGACACGAGCGCGCCGCTCGCCGCCGCGTTCGACGCGGTCGGCCAGCACTGGGTGAGCGCCCTCATCTCGCTCGGCGCGGTCACCGGCCTGACCTCGGTGATGATGGTGGAACTGGTCACCATCGGCCGCATCGGGTTCGCGATGGGCCGGGACGGTCTGCTGCCCAAGCCGATCGGCACCACGCACCCGCGCTGGGGCACGCCGCACCGGATGACCATCGGCGGCGCGGTGCTGATCGCCCTGCTCGCGGCGTTCGTGCCGATCACCGAGCTGTCCGACATGGTCAGCATCGGCGCGCTGTCGGCGATGGTGATCGTCGCGATCGCGGTGCCGGTGCTGCGCCACAAGCGTCCGGACCTCAAGCGGCCCTTCATGGTGCCGCTGTCCCCGGCGCTGCCGGTCATCGCCGCGCTGGCCTGCCTGTACCTGATGCTGAACCTGGACGTGCTGACCTGGATCCGGTTCGCCGTCTGGCTCGCGATCGGCCTCGTCATCTACTTCGCCTACGGCCGCAGGCATTCCCGCCTTGCGGTCAAGGAGTGA
- a CDS encoding DUF6885 family protein, whose amino-acid sequence MAVLVGLLDEVRWFPGATRLIDLARAEMPQQKGESAAFVTLVSLRAHGIVVANQDDTASAGLSPASTAAAVAELSGGELTAVAAEGRWTAAALRAILAGVPELDATLVAFVDTADLGAPDTPDAALRDYLDGGLPPFWSSRWRARNPVFLAGVLSGVGGTLVAIVDGYRWAGRDGVHLQMLDRVVAALRGLLLVVPAADAAAARALVARAGFTP is encoded by the coding sequence GTGGCGGTACTAGTGGGGCTGCTCGACGAGGTGCGTTGGTTCCCCGGCGCCACGCGCCTCATCGACCTCGCGCGGGCCGAGATGCCGCAGCAGAAGGGCGAGTCGGCCGCGTTCGTCACGCTGGTTTCCCTGCGGGCGCACGGGATCGTGGTCGCGAACCAGGACGACACCGCGTCCGCGGGTTTGTCGCCGGCGTCCACCGCGGCGGCCGTCGCGGAGCTGTCCGGGGGCGAGCTGACCGCGGTCGCCGCCGAGGGCCGGTGGACCGCCGCCGCGTTGCGCGCGATCCTGGCCGGGGTGCCTGAGCTGGACGCCACGCTGGTGGCCTTTGTGGACACCGCAGACCTCGGCGCGCCGGACACCCCGGACGCCGCGCTGCGCGACTACCTCGACGGCGGGCTGCCGCCGTTCTGGAGTTCCCGTTGGCGTGCCAGGAATCCGGTGTTCCTCGCGGGCGTGCTCAGCGGTGTGGGCGGCACACTGGTGGCCATTGTGGACGGTTATCGCTGGGCGGGCCGGGATGGGGTGCACCTGCAGATGCTCGACCGGGTGGTCGCCGCCCTGCGCGGGCTGCTGCTCGTGGTGCCCGCCGCCGACGCGGCCGCGGCGCGGGCGCTGGTCGCGCGGGCGGGGTTCACTCCTTGA